GTGCTGTTCGCTGCCGACCCGTTGTGTTTCCTGCACGAGTAACTCCACTGCTTCAGTGAGCGTGCGTTTATCGACAGCATCATCGCCACGCAAACTAAACCGGTGAATAGTGCCTACCGTGCCGTCAATCATTGCAGCAAAGCTAATCGAGGTGGCATGCGCCCAATCCGCGGGCGGGGCCTGCACATCCAGAATCACCCCGGTGACTCCAGCTGTTTCGCCACCAGTGACCGAATCCACACTTTCCCCAGCGAGAATCCGTTGCATAGTGGCGGCAAACGCGGTCGCTTCCTCGGTTTGTTGAGGCGCAAATCGCACCAGCACGGTGGAGGAGGTCTCACCACCAGCTGCGGTGCCAGCTGATGATTGCTCAGTCGTCTGTGCATGCTGCGCAATGGTGAGTATCACCTGCTGTGGGAGCGGGTGTGCCGCTGGAACATAGCGAACAGCCGCAATATCAGGAAGCGGAATCAGCTGGTCGCATCGCCCTAAAGAGCGTCCCAACAGGTCGGGGGACAGCTGTAGGTGTTGTTGTGTCAATGTCAGATGCATTCCCAATGCGGACACCATGGACATCAGGCCTAACCCACTTTCTGTGACGACGTGTTGGAAAGCGAAGAACCAACCTTATCCGGCAGCAAGCGACACGATAGCGCTCACTGATCCCCGATCTCCTGGAAATGCTGCGCCCCAGCTGTGTTGGAGGAACCCATGACCGAAGATATACCGAATATGGCCGCTGCTGCCGATAGGTGAATCTAGCTTACCCGCTAGCTTGCCGAGACAGCAGGATATCCCGCTTGGGCAGGAAAAGGATGTACCGTATCGCTGCTGCTGGTTGTCGTTTCTGCAGGGTTGATTGCTAGACTGCACACACCGTATCCAACCCACCAAACCTGTCGATTGTTCGCCTGTGCGGCCGCAGCAGACGTGTTCATCTCGGAATGTTGGTCGGTGTCTGCCCCGGATGGTTGTTTACCTGCACTAGCAGACATCAAGTGCCACTGATTGACAATTGCGTGGGTTGGTCACCATGGATACCGTATTTGCGCAGTATGCAACCTATCAATGCGAATACCTGCCAGGCTCGCGCTGACCAGCTGGTAATGATGCTCCGGCAAGTCGGTGTGGGCGTGCAGGTGTGTAACACCGGTAGGGTGAACTGCGGATGGTACCCATGTCAGCACCATGCATGTCGCAGGGCTTCGCCAAGTCAGTATTATTTGGTCTCCTGTGGCTGTTGCTGATACCACTGCAATATGGCGTGCGGACCGATTCCGTGACGGCTAGTCACATATTGCTAACCCTAGGAGTGATGACCACTTGTATCGCCTGACCCGTTCGAAGAAGACGCTTGTTGCGGTTGCTGCTGTATTGCCATTGACGTTGGCTGCCTGCAGCGGTGGTGACAATGATGACAACGCAACTGATACTGCCACCTCTACCGCAACGTCGACGTCGACGACCACCTCGACGACGAAGACGAGCACCAAGTCTTCCTCTAGCACAACTGAAAAGGAAGACAAGGACAAGGATAAGAAGAAGGATCCGAAGCCGGAAGAGTCCACTGCTGCTGCAGAAGAAGTAACCGTGACGCAGACTGCGACAGCCACGGTTGTTGAAGAAGTTCCGTTGGACACGGCTAATCCGCTAGCCCCGCCACAGATCGAGCCTGCGCCGGTGCAGCCTTTGGGCGGCCCAAATGAGGCCACCCCGGAGATCGAAAATGATCTGCGTAACCTGCTGGCTAGCTCGCTGACCGGACCGGATATTCAAGCCGTGTTCATCAACACCTTCAACAACACCTGTGATGCTGCCCTGGCTGAAGTTGGTGGCCGGGATGCGATCACTAACAAGGTGCGTGCTGAAGTGCCGCCACTGCCGATCCCACCAAACATGGGTGCCCGCGTTGATGCGATCAACAACCTGGTTGTCAACGGCGATGAGGCGACCGCCGAGGTGACGGTGACTGCTAATGGTGAAACCCGCACCGATTCGCAGTACTTTGTGCGGCAAGGTGGCCGCTGGCTGCTGTGCGGACAAAACGCCTAGTTTGAACACTGCACAGGAAGCCGCAGGCGGGGTGCCGCCACAACGCACCCCGGTGCCATCGATGTGGTAGGACACATCAGGTTCGCTGATCGGCTCTGACTGACATATATAACCGCCAACTGACCCCTTCATCTGGAAGGGATGAGTTGGCGGTTGTTGTGTTTTGAGAAAGCCGGCAGTACTGCTGTTGGCTGCTGTGCCGATTATCGCAAAAACCGGAAGACGCCAACCTCGCCGTTCCAGGCTTTGGAGTCTTCCGGTTTTTCTATCACTTACCGAGCTTCACCAGTGGTGAATCTTTGACGATGTCGCTTGAAAAAAGTATTTACTACCGGTGTTTTTCCCGGATGTGGGTTTAATACTCGGGCTGCTGCTCATAGTCGTCGGTGAATTGCGACGGTGGCTGCGGAGTTGCGGCCGGCGGGTTTGGGGGACTATCCGGCGAATCAGCGGCAACACGTTCAGCGGCTGGTGCGGCCGGTTGCTGTGCTGCAGCGTGTTCGTCGGGTTTCGTGTCCTGGTTGATAAAAGGCTGCGGTGCAGTGCCGGCGGGCACTCCAGTAGTAGCGGGGAAGGTTACCGAATCTGACTGTGCACTATGCCACTGGTCAGTATCTGGTTCTGGATGATGAGCAGCGGTTTGCGCTGTCACATTCGCATTCACAGCACTGGTGGCGATCTCTGCGGAGGAGATCACCGGTGCTGCCGTATTGTCTTCCCCTTGGCCGGGAAGCACATGAGTTCCACCGGCAGACAACCCGGTGCGCTGCAATGGATCAGCGCTTCCTTGCAGTGCATCAGTAGCAGGGGTCGCTGCGCTGTCACGAGATTCTTCGCCGCTGGCGGCTTCTCCAGGGGAGGAAACCCCTGCATCTAATGTGGTGCTGTCTGCGGTGAGATCATCGGCGCCGGAAGCCATCGATCCTGGGGCAGCTGTCACTAGTTCTTCCTCGCGGGAAACTGTGCTGTGATCGTTGGCATCGCCAGCAGTTGCAGCAGAGACACCACTTGGATCGTCGCCGCTGACAGGAGTATCAGTAGTGGCGGGTGCAGCCTGCGCAGTGGATGAGTCAGTAGCAGTGGCATCATCGTGTGCTGCAGTTGCCGCTAGCGATGGTGGGGGAGCGATCTGCTTTAACAGCATTGTTGCCCGACCTGGCACCACCACATGGCCGCCAGCATCAATGATTGCCTCAGTCAAGGGGTACCCGGTTTCCTCGGTGGTGTCGACAATCACTCGCCACTTCGCGCCAAACTTCGCCTCCGGAAGTGTGAAGTCGATGGGATCATAGTGGGCGTTAAAACACATGAGGAAGGAATCGTCGACAATCCGCTGACCACGCTCATCTGGTTCGGCAATCGCATTGCCGTTGAGATAGACCATCAGCGACTTGCCGAAGGTGAAATCCCAGTCTGATTGGGTCATTAATTTGCCCGATGGCACCAGCCAGGCGATATCGCGCTTGACATGGTCATCGTCGCCGAGCGGACCGCCCGCCAGGAACCGCCGGCGGCGGAACACTGGATGGTTTGCCCGAATCTTCAACAGCCGCTTGGTGAAATTAATCAACGTCTGATTATCTGCGGCCTGTTCCCAGTCCATCCAGGCTAGCGGTGAATCCTGGCAGTAGACATTGTTGTTGCCATCTTGGGTGCGAGCCATCTCATCGCCGTGGGCAATCATCGGGGTGCCCTGGGAAAGTAGCAAGGTGGTGAGAAAGTTTCGCCGCTGCTGTGCCCGCAACTGGGCGATTGCCGGATCATCGGTGGGGCCTTCCACACCACAGTTCCAGGAACGGTTGTGCGATTCCCCGTCGCGGTTACCTTCCCCGTTCGCATCGTTGTGCTTTTCGTTGTAGGACACCAGATCGTTGAGGGTAAACCCGTCGTGTGCGGTGACAAAGTTAATACTTGCCGTTGGGCGGCGACCATTATTGGCATACAAATCGGAGGAACCGGTCAACCGGGAGGCGAATTCACCGAGCGTTGCTGGTTCACCCCGCCAAAAATCCCGAACCGTATCGCGATACTTCCCGTTCCATTCCGTCCACAGTGCTGGGAAGTTCCCAACCTGGTAGCCGCCTTCGCCAATATCCCAAGGTTCCGCAATGAGTTTCACCTGGGAGACGATCGGATCCTGCTGGACGAGATCGAAGAAGGCGCTGAGCCGGTCGACATCGTGAAGTTCGCGGGCAAGGGTGGATGCCAAGTCGAATCGGAAACCGTCAACATGCATCTCAGAAACCCAATACCGCAGCGAATCCATGATCAGCTGCAAGGTGTGTGGATGACGCACATTTAAGGAGTTACCGCAGCCGGTGTAGTCCATATAGTGCACTTTGTCGTCGTGGACGAGACGGTAGTAGGCGGCATTGTCGATACCGCGGAACGCAATAGTTGGCCCCATATGGTTGCCTTCGGCGGTGTGGTTGTACACCACATCCAAAATAACCTCGATGCCCGCCTCGTGGAACGTGCGCACCATCCCTTTGAATTCGCTGACTGCACCACCGGGTTTGGAGGATGCGGCATAGTCCTGGTGGGGTGCTAAAAAGCCAAAGGTGTTGTAGCCCCAATAGTTGCGTAAACCAAGTTCACGCAAGCGGTCATCCTGCAAGAATTGGTGTACCGGCATCAGCTCAATGGCGGTGACTCCAAGATCTTTCAGGTAGTCGATAATCACCGGATGTGCCAGCCCCGCATAGGTGCCGCGGAGTTTTTCTGGAATATCCGGATGCGTCATTGTCATGCCTTTGACATGCGCTTCATAGATGACGGTTTTGTCGTAGGGGATCTTCGGTGCGCGGTCATTCGCCCAGTCAAAGAACGGGTTAATAACCACGGAGGTCATGGTGTGTCCGAGGGAATCTTCCTCGTTGCGCTTCGACAAATCATAGGGATCGTTGATGTCGTAAGAAAACAGCGAAGGGTGTCCGTCGAATTCGCCGTCGAAGGCTTTCGCATACGGGTCAACCAGCAGTTTATTCGGGTCGCAGCGGTGTCCGTTTGCTGGATCATATGGCCCGTAGACTCGGTAGCCATAGCGTTGCCCCGGGGTGATCCCTGGCAGGTAGCAGTGCCACGTGTGGGCGTCGACTTCCTCGAGATTGATTCTGGTTTCGTTGTTGTCTTCATCAAGCAGGCACAGCTCTACTTTCTCGGCGATATCGGAGAAAATGGAAAAGTTGGTGCCCGCTCCGTCATAGGTGGAGCCCAATGGGTAGGCCGATCCTGGCCACACCTGTATGACATCAACGGCATCATTACTCATGACCAATACTCTAGCCTAAAACCTTCATTTTTACCCTGACGAAACATTTGCCGTCGGCGGCAGAAACATTGTATGACCTGCTAGTTTTGTGAGCAATAGTGGTGAGGAAAGTGGCCTTGTAATGGTATTACTTACCGGATGGTGTTGCGCAGAAAACCTTCACAGATAGGTGGAAAACTTAGTCACTGACTGAGGCGATGCTGGTCGGTTTTCCGTCCTGGTGAGGCGCGGTGTTGCATACTTTGCGCCCGTATCCTTGGCGTCTCAATACGTGGGATACAGCCCCGAACAGTCTGTCCCCAGTGAAACATTTTCTGGATGGGCTGTAGACGAACAATTCCGGTTGCGTAATCTGTGGAAAACTCGCGAGAGGAGCCATTGTGCCTGCAGCTTGGTCGAATTCGGCGGATCTGAGCCGCGGTGTCCCTCACCCCTGCATGAGGTGGGCAGCGCACTGCATCCCCTAGCGGCTGAACCGGGGTATAAGGAAGGAATCAATACAGCGCCGACCACTGCGCACCTCTGCGCTGTCGAGCGCCAGACTATGCCCCGGGTTGGTTCCAACGAGCAGAGGAGGCATACCTTAACCGGCTAGGACAGTTACCACAGTGCTTGGTTGCTGCAAGTCACCTGCTCCTACTGCAACGCGGCGGTGCCGGTAACAATCATCTTCACGCCTTGCGCAAACTGATCCTCGACACTTGCAGCATCAGTAGTATTCGGGGTGCTTTCACCCGTTGCCTTACAAAGCTGGGCAACCGCTTGCTCATGAGACACCGCCCCAAAGGCGAAATGCACCAGCGTTGCCGCACACATTCCTTGCAGTGCCGGATCGGAGGCAACCTTGTCTAACGTTGAGAGAAACGCCTGTTCCAAATCAGTTCGTAACTGTGGCTTCGATAATGCTGCAAGTACGAGCTCGGCACCATCACGGTGCGCCAACAATGTTGATCGCAACCGCAGGCTCAGTTCCAAGGGGTCGGTAGCAGAATGTAGCGGAATCGCAATTTGTGGATGATTCGTCTGCATTCGACGAACCAGCTGCTGTTTTTCTTCACTATCGGGCAGTTGCGGATAAATCACCGGGGCCAGCAAAATAAGGCCTAGTTCGGCAATAAGTTCCTGCTTGGAAGGGAAATGCCAGTAGAGTGCGCCGGGAGCGACGGAGAGCTGCTTGGCAAGACGTCGCATCGTCATGTCGCTGAGACCATAGGTGTCGAGAATCTCGATGGCGGCTTGTGAAATAATCTCCCGGGTTAATTGCACGATTTAACATTAGCTGAGTGGGTGACTATTAGGGCGAAGGTGTTGGAAAAACTTTCCCCACACTGCTGCAGCTGCTATCCATTGCGTGGCAAGCACGAACTTGACCCATCGGCAGGCAGCACTCTTGCTGTCCAGGGCGACAATCTACCCGCATTTGAGGGGGTCGAGCAGTGGGCTAACCGTGAGAAGCCGCTGAGATTTTGGTTGCTAAACGGTATCAATTCTTATGCCCCCAGTTGGCTGCCCACAGCTGGCAGAAGGGGCAATAACGGCTTGCATCAAGCGATACTGTTGCTAAGCAATACTGCAATGAGCAGCAGAAATGGTAACAAATGGGGCAAGGAATAGTGCCTAGTTGGGAATATCTAGGTGTGCCTACCGACTCGTTGCTTGTTGCGGATACGTGCTATTGCCAGCGAAATAAGCGCGCTAGAATACGTGTGCCTGCTGATTGCTGCCATGAAAACTTCGACATTGCCCGACAACTGTGGAAGTCAAGGCGCTGGCAGGTGACAACGTTTCCGTTTGCACGTTACAAACGATGGTGTGCGTTGCACCCATCCTGAAGGAGAATGTACATCCATGCGCACTTTCGGGTCTGTGAAGAAAGCCCTGGTTATCTCGGCGATGGCGGTGCCGCTGGTGCTCACCGCCTGCGGATCCGATGACGAGGCTGCAACCACCACCACAGCTTCGAGCACGTCAACGACCACCTCCACTGAGACGAAGTCCAAAGACAAGGACAAAACCACCAAGTCGGAGAAGACCTCCACTGCGGACAAAGACGATGATGTCACCGTCACCGAAACCGCCACCGAAACTGCCACCGAAACCTTGAGTCCGGAGGAACAAGAGCAGTACAGTGAAGAGCTCAAGCAGCAAATTGAAGCTGCAAAAGCAGCGGTGAAAACCGTCGAAAACGGTGCGCCGGCCGACCAAGCCCTGGTCGATGAACTTCTCGAGCTGGAACGCAACGTCAACTCGCTCGACCCGAATGTTGATATCCGCGAATACTTCTGTGCAGCGGATCGGGAAGCCCCAGAAACGCAGCAGGTTCTGGAGTCCCGCGTATTGCTGCTCAACGCAATCCGGAACACCGGTCAAGAAATTCCTGCACCAGAAATTGAACTCAACGACGTCAAGGTCGACGGCGATGTTGCTTCCGGTACTGTGACGGTTTCGGTGAACCAACCGAACTCCTACCCAGTGTCTACACCGCAGGCCTTCAAGAAGGAAGACGGCAAGTGGCGCGTATGCACCTTGAAGTAAGCACATTTGTGTGAACACTAGACTGCTAACAAGCTTCAACATAGTGGCGGGCTAGCAGCGTAACGACACAAGCAGGCCAGCGGACACCTCTTAAGCGGGGTAGCCGCTGGCCTGCTTTGAACTACCAAATTCATTACATCGATACGCAACACCACCAGCAGACGGTCGCTCACGGGCCGATCGCTGGTGGTGTTGTCGTATGGTGTGTCCCAGTGGAGCGATTGTGGTCTGCTACAGCAGACTGCTGAAAACCCAGGTGAGGGTGGTTACTGCTGGAACAAGTTTGCGGATCGATGGGTAGTCTGCATTTTTGTTCCACGGTGTTGTTGCAGAATATTGTTCACCGGGGTAGCAGGGGAACTGGAGCTGTAATGGCTGTGTCTGGTGGGGAGGAGCGGTGATTTTTCACTATTTCGGCGCATTTCCACAACACTGTTCAGTATTGGACTATATGCTGGTTGAACGATGGTCAGCATTGTGGTTGAACACTGCCCAGCCACGGATGCTGTTTTACAAACCACCTCACCTGCGAAGCTTTTAGGAGTATTGATGACGACTACCACTGGCGAAGACACTCCCGACATCCTCACCCGTGCCCGCGCGAAAGTGCTCGACCGTGGTGAAGGGCTGTCGAAGGATGGAGTCCTCGAAGTTCTGCAACTGCCAGATGACCGAATCGAAGAGCTCCTCGCTTTAGCCCATGAAGTACGGTTGAAGTGGTGTGGTGAAGAAGTCGAACTCGAAGGCATTATTTCGCTGAAAACTGGCGGCTGCCCCGAAGACTGCCACTTCTGTTCCCAATCTGGTTTATTCCAGTCACCGGTGCGCAACGCCTGGCTGGATATCCCGGCATTGGTCGATGCCGCGAAACAGACCGCGAAAACTGGGGCAACCGAATTTTGTATTGTGGCAGCGGTGAAAGGACCCGACGAGAAGCTGATGGATCAGCTCATCGAAGCAGTTGGGGCAATCCAACAGGAAGTCGACATCAACGTTGCTGCATCTGTTGGTATTTTGACGCAAGAGCAAGTTGATCGCTTAGCGGCAGCAGGGGTACATCGCTATAACCACAATCTGGAGACTGCCCGATCCTTCTTCCCAAATGTGGTGACTACCCACTCTTGGGAAACCCGTCGTGACACCCTGCAGATGGTGAAAGAAGCCGGAATGGAAGTCTGCTGCGGTGGCATTTTGGGGATGGGCGAAACCCCCGAACAACGCGCCGAGTTTGCTACCGAACTTGCCGAACTTGATCCTCACGAAGTGCCGATGAACTTCCTGGATCCCCGCCCCGGAACCCCGTTCGCCGACAAGGAAGTAATGCCAGCTGCAGAGGCATTGAAATGTATCGGCGCCTTCCGGTTGGCGCTGCCGAAGACAATTCTGCGCTTCGCCGGTGGTCGGGAACTCACCCTCGGCGACTTAGGTGCGGAGCAGGGCATGCTTGGCGGTATCAATGCGATTATTGTCGGCAACTACCTGACCACCTTGGGGCGTCCACAAGAACGTGACCTCGACATGGTGGGTAAGTTGCGGCTGCCAATCAAAGCTTTGAACTCGACGGTGTAACAACCGTAGCTGGATACCGTCGCCGCCGGTAGCATGCCGCCGAAGGCGACGGTTTCGGTAGGTTTTCCCCGCGCAGTCAACCCGTGCCGGGGAAGACCTGTTATTGGAAGAATGCATAGCTATCGGCTGCCGGGTCGCTGCCGTATTGCGCCTCGACTAGGCGATGTTTGCGGTGTGCAGTAGCTTTCGGGCAGCCTACACGCGATGTGCTGTGCAACCCTTGCATGTGTTGCAACCAAATACTGCAAAGCCCAGTTCATGATCCGCTGCTGGGCACACTACAACCCTGTTGGGAAAAGAAAAGGAAGTTGTTGTGAAGCGCACTGATTCCCAAGAATTAGCAGCTGCGCTGCTCACCGGGGAGCGGCCAGTATTTCACCCCAATACTGGCCAGGAAATCGCCAAGGGAGAAACTATCCACCTGTCGCCATCGGCGCGTGCAGGACTCGAGGCGCCACGGTATTGCCAAATATGTGGACGCAGAATGATCGTGCAGATCCGACCAGATGGGTGGCAAGCCTATTGTTCCCGCCATGGGGAAGTGGACTCCAGCTATCTCGACCAACGCTAAAACGTCTGTCCCGCATCGTCTTGCCCCTGCCGTCGGGTGGGTAAGCGGGTTGTAGCTGTGTCGTGCTAGGGGTGCGTCATGTGGCAGGGGTGCAGGTGGGGTGGCGGTGTGTCCGTGGTGTGGGCTGGCGTGCGCCCATCCTTGCGGACTTGGGCAACAGCGACCGCTGTACCGGGGAAACCCTGCCAAAGCCGCCAACTGTGGCAGGTATTTGTTAGATTGGCTAGCTATGACAAAGGCAGCAAACACCACCTCGTGGTGGTATCGGGCATGGCACACCGATCTCGGTGTTTGGCGAAGCACCATCATCGGCAGCGTTTTAGGTGCTGTGATCTTGGGGCTGATAGTCGGCTGGTTTCGGCCAACCTATCTCGTCACCCCAGGGGAACAGGGCGAATTTCGGGTAATCGATGATCCACTGACGCAGCCGGAATTCACCGCCACGGTGTGGTGTGTGCTGTTGGCGTCGATCTTGGCTGTGGCTATCGCCGGGCATTTGTGGTTTTGGGCGGCGGTCCGGCCAGTGATGCCATTGCGGATCGTGGTGTTAGGGCTGTTTGCAACGCTGCTGATTGTCACCTGTGCCCAGATTGGCAGTGAACTGCATTATCCACTGCCTGATATCACCGATCTTGCACCCACCGCAGAAGTTGCAGTTGCTGCTCCGTTCCAGATCGGTTTGGGTTCCTATTTTGTGGCCGGATCCATCGGTGGTCTGGTGTATTTGCTGCTCGTGGCACTCGTTGGCGAAAGCCCCCGGGTGGTGCGGCGCCATGCCGGAGAAGAATCAGCAACCCCGCCACAAATACTTGCCGAAACGTCGCCAGCAGCGACCAATGCAACGCCGCGAACGTCAGCAGTCCAGGGGTAGTGTTTTCGCCCCTCATAGGTGGCTGCGCTGCAAGCAGATTGCAAACCCTGCGCTAAGCCGTAACCCGTCATCGTCTTGCCTAGCAAGCCGCTGGCGGGTTTGTTGCTGTGGCACTGTGCTGTGCGGCTGTGAAATATACTGATTGTTTCATCAGGTGAGACGGATTTGTGGTGTTTCACCAGTTTTGTCTCACGGCGCGGTGAGCCACAGTACACTGGGGCAGGTTACTCACGGTGTGTTGCATGCGCAGCCCGGAAGGCACAGGAAAAAGATTGCAATGTTGTCGCTTGTAGATTTGACTGAGAAAACCCCAACCACCAGCGAACTGCGGCGGGTGTTACCGCGCGGCGAGGTGGATGTTGAGACCGTCACTGCGACTGTTGCCCCGATTGTGTCGGCGGTGCGGGAACGGGGCGCTGCAGCTGCGTTGGAATTTGGGGAACAATTCGACGGGGTACGTCCGGCCGCACTGCGGGTACCTGCAGAAGTTATCGCCGATGCGGCGGCATCACTTGATGAGGAAGTGCTGGCTGCCCTCACCGAGGCGATTGCCAGGGTTCGTCTTGTTCACGAGGCAACCAGGCCGCAAGGCACCACTGTCACAGTTGCCCCCGGTGCCACCGTGGAAGAACGGTTTATCCCCGTATCCCGGGTTGGGCTGTATGTGCCTGGTGGCAATGCAGTGTACCCATCGTCGGTGATTATGAATGTGGTGCCTGCCCAAGCAGCCGGGGTTGATTCGCTGGTGGTTGCCTCCCCACCGCAGGCAACACACGGCGGCTGGCCACATCCAACAATTCTTGCTGCCTGTCATCTGCTCGGGGTGGAAGAGGTGTGGGCTGTCGGTGGTGCACAAGCAGTGGCGCTGCTCGCCTATGGCGATGACACCGGCGAAGATGTGCTGGAGCCGGTGGATCTCATTACCGGACCTGGCAACATTTATGTCACCGCCGCGAAACGGCTATGCCGATCAGTGGTGGGCATCGACGCGGAAGCCGGCCCCACCGAGATTGCGATTCTCGCCGATGAA
The Corynebacterium choanae DNA segment above includes these coding regions:
- the bioB gene encoding biotin synthase BioB, coding for MTTTTGEDTPDILTRARAKVLDRGEGLSKDGVLEVLQLPDDRIEELLALAHEVRLKWCGEEVELEGIISLKTGGCPEDCHFCSQSGLFQSPVRNAWLDIPALVDAAKQTAKTGATEFCIVAAVKGPDEKLMDQLIEAVGAIQQEVDINVAASVGILTQEQVDRLAAAGVHRYNHNLETARSFFPNVVTTHSWETRRDTLQMVKEAGMEVCCGGILGMGETPEQRAEFATELAELDPHEVPMNFLDPRPGTPFADKEVMPAAEALKCIGAFRLALPKTILRFAGGRELTLGDLGAEQGMLGGINAIIVGNYLTTLGRPQERDLDMVGKLRLPIKALNSTV
- the hisD gene encoding histidinol dehydrogenase; translation: MLSLVDLTEKTPTTSELRRVLPRGEVDVETVTATVAPIVSAVRERGAAAALEFGEQFDGVRPAALRVPAEVIADAAASLDEEVLAALTEAIARVRLVHEATRPQGTTVTVAPGATVEERFIPVSRVGLYVPGGNAVYPSSVIMNVVPAQAAGVDSLVVASPPQATHGGWPHPTILAACHLLGVEEVWAVGGAQAVALLAYGDDTGEDVLEPVDLITGPGNIYVTAAKRLCRSVVGIDAEAGPTEIAILADETADPKHVAYDLISQAEHDVLAASVLITTSRELAEAVDREVADRYHITRNADRVSQALTGPQSGIVLVGDLATGIAAANAYAAEHLEIHTKDPETVAQQITNAGAIFVGTYAPVPLGDYAAGSNHVLPTSGSARFNSGLSTHTFVKAVHVVQYDQQALHDIADTVTTLAEAEALPAHGESITIRFAQ
- the glgX gene encoding glycogen debranching protein GlgX, translated to MSNDAVDVIQVWPGSAYPLGSTYDGAGTNFSIFSDIAEKVELCLLDEDNNETRINLEEVDAHTWHCYLPGITPGQRYGYRVYGPYDPANGHRCDPNKLLVDPYAKAFDGEFDGHPSLFSYDINDPYDLSKRNEEDSLGHTMTSVVINPFFDWANDRAPKIPYDKTVIYEAHVKGMTMTHPDIPEKLRGTYAGLAHPVIIDYLKDLGVTAIELMPVHQFLQDDRLRELGLRNYWGYNTFGFLAPHQDYAASSKPGGAVSEFKGMVRTFHEAGIEVILDVVYNHTAEGNHMGPTIAFRGIDNAAYYRLVHDDKVHYMDYTGCGNSLNVRHPHTLQLIMDSLRYWVSEMHVDGFRFDLASTLARELHDVDRLSAFFDLVQQDPIVSQVKLIAEPWDIGEGGYQVGNFPALWTEWNGKYRDTVRDFWRGEPATLGEFASRLTGSSDLYANNGRRPTASINFVTAHDGFTLNDLVSYNEKHNDANGEGNRDGESHNRSWNCGVEGPTDDPAIAQLRAQQRRNFLTTLLLSQGTPMIAHGDEMARTQDGNNNVYCQDSPLAWMDWEQAADNQTLINFTKRLLKIRANHPVFRRRRFLAGGPLGDDDHVKRDIAWLVPSGKLMTQSDWDFTFGKSLMVYLNGNAIAEPDERGQRIVDDSFLMCFNAHYDPIDFTLPEAKFGAKWRVIVDTTEETGYPLTEAIIDAGGHVVVPGRATMLLKQIAPPPSLAATAAHDDATATDSSTAQAAPATTDTPVSGDDPSGVSAATAGDANDHSTVSREEELVTAAPGSMASGADDLTADSTTLDAGVSSPGEAASGEESRDSAATPATDALQGSADPLQRTGLSAGGTHVLPGQGEDNTAAPVISSAEIATSAVNANVTAQTAAHHPEPDTDQWHSAQSDSVTFPATTGVPAGTAPQPFINQDTKPDEHAAAQQPAAPAAERVAADSPDSPPNPPAATPQPPSQFTDDYEQQPEY
- a CDS encoding TetR/AcrR family transcriptional regulator, encoding MQLTREIISQAAIEILDTYGLSDMTMRRLAKQLSVAPGALYWHFPSKQELIAELGLILLAPVIYPQLPDSEEKQQLVRRMQTNHPQIAIPLHSATDPLELSLRLRSTLLAHRDGAELVLAALSKPQLRTDLEQAFLSTLDKVASDPALQGMCAATLVHFAFGAVSHEQAVAQLCKATGESTPNTTDAASVEDQFAQGVKMIVTGTAALQ